In Streptomyces qaidamensis, one DNA window encodes the following:
- the folB gene encoding dihydroneopterin aldolase codes for MDRVALRGLKARGHHGVFPEERREGQTFIVDLVLGLDTRPAAADDDLAKTVHYGIVAEEVVAVVQGEPVDLIETLAERIAQACLKHEGVQEVEVCVHKPDAPITVPFDDVTVTITRSRA; via the coding sequence GTGGATCGTGTCGCGCTGCGCGGCCTGAAGGCCCGCGGGCACCACGGTGTGTTCCCCGAGGAACGCAGGGAGGGCCAGACCTTCATCGTGGACCTTGTCCTCGGCCTGGACACCCGACCGGCCGCGGCCGACGACGACCTGGCGAAGACCGTGCACTACGGCATCGTGGCGGAGGAGGTCGTGGCCGTCGTCCAGGGCGAGCCCGTCGACCTCATCGAGACGCTCGCCGAGCGCATCGCCCAGGCCTGTCTGAAGCACGAGGGAGTGCAGGAGGTCGAGGTCTGCGTCCACAAACCGGACGCCCCGATCACCGTCCCCTTCGACGACGTGACCGTCACCATCACCCGGAGCCGAGCATGA
- a CDS encoding nuclear transport factor 2 family protein gives MSAPHTDVEQVEAANTAFYEALEQGDFEELASLWLTPSDLGVDESYHDPADTGVVSCVHPGWPVLTGRGEVLRSYALIMANTDYIQFFLTDVHVSVTGDTALVNCTENILSGGPAPEGAGEELGPLVGQLVVATNVFRRTPLGWKLWSHHASPVLAETDEDEQDDTPG, from the coding sequence GTGAGCGCCCCGCACACCGACGTCGAGCAGGTCGAGGCCGCCAACACCGCCTTCTACGAGGCACTGGAACAGGGCGACTTCGAGGAACTGGCGTCGCTCTGGCTCACCCCCTCCGACCTGGGCGTCGACGAGAGCTACCACGACCCGGCCGACACCGGCGTGGTCTCCTGCGTACACCCCGGCTGGCCCGTGCTCACCGGCCGGGGGGAGGTCCTGAGGTCGTACGCGCTCATCATGGCGAACACCGACTACATCCAGTTCTTCCTCACCGACGTGCACGTCTCCGTCACCGGCGACACCGCCCTGGTCAACTGCACCGAGAACATCCTCAGCGGCGGCCCCGCCCCCGAGGGCGCCGGCGAGGAGCTCGGCCCGCTCGTCGGGCAGCTCGTGGTCGCCACCAACGTGTTCCGGCGCACGCCCCTGGGGTGGAAACTCTGGTCGCACCACGCTTCCCCCGTCCTGGCCGAAACCGACGAGGACGAACAGGACGACACCCCCGGCTGA
- the folP gene encoding dihydropteroate synthase: MSNQSGRGRVAGLPERDRCAVMGVVNVTPDSFSDGGRFFDTTAAVKHGLDLVAEGADLVDVGGESTRPGATRVDEAEELRRVVPVVRGLASEGVTVSVDTMRASVAERALAAGAALVNDVSGGLADPRMIPAVADAGAPFVVMHWRGFLQGGNVRGEYTDVVTEVVDELHARVEAVLAGGIAPGRVIVDPGLGFSKDAEHDLALLAGLDRVLALGHPLLVAASRKRFLGRILAGPDGPPPPARERDAATAAVSALAAHAGAWAVRVHEVRATADAVRVARAIAGARTGTEGTR; the protein is encoded by the coding sequence ATGAGCAACCAGAGCGGACGCGGGCGCGTGGCGGGCCTACCGGAACGGGACCGCTGCGCGGTCATGGGAGTCGTGAACGTCACCCCCGACTCCTTCTCCGACGGCGGCCGCTTCTTCGACACCACGGCCGCCGTCAAGCACGGCCTGGACCTGGTCGCCGAGGGCGCCGACCTGGTCGACGTCGGCGGCGAGTCCACCCGCCCCGGAGCCACCCGGGTCGACGAGGCCGAGGAACTGCGCCGCGTCGTCCCCGTCGTCCGCGGCCTGGCCTCCGAGGGCGTCACGGTCTCCGTCGACACCATGCGCGCCTCCGTCGCCGAACGGGCCCTCGCGGCCGGCGCCGCCCTCGTCAACGACGTCAGCGGCGGCCTCGCCGACCCCCGCATGATCCCGGCCGTCGCCGACGCCGGAGCCCCCTTCGTCGTCATGCACTGGCGCGGCTTCCTCCAGGGCGGCAACGTCAGGGGCGAGTACACCGACGTCGTCACCGAAGTCGTCGACGAACTGCACGCACGCGTGGAGGCCGTCCTGGCCGGAGGCATCGCGCCCGGCCGCGTCATCGTCGACCCCGGCCTCGGCTTCTCCAAGGACGCCGAGCACGACCTCGCCCTCCTCGCCGGCCTCGACCGCGTCCTCGCCCTCGGCCACCCCCTGCTCGTCGCCGCCTCCCGCAAACGCTTCCTCGGCCGGATCCTCGCCGGCCCCGACGGCCCGCCGCCGCCCGCACGCGAACGCGACGCGGCCACCGCCGCCGTCTCCGCGCTCGCCGCGCACGCCGGCGCCTGGGCCGTCCGCGTCCACGAGGTCCGCGCCACGGCCGACGCGGTCCGCGTCGCCCGCGCCATCGCGGGAGCCCGCACCGGCACAGAAGGAACCCGGTGA